A window of Parambassis ranga chromosome 10, fParRan2.1, whole genome shotgun sequence contains these coding sequences:
- the npy7r gene encoding neuropeptide Y receptor Y7, producing MSPPDTSNNTEWEADEMDPSLLFNNSMGLHPPGFHIDVTKHLGVQITLITAYSLIILLGLLGNALVIYMIIRYRNMRTVTNFFIANLALADLLVNTLCLPFTLVYTLLDEWKFGAVLCHMVPFAQALSVHVSILTLTVIALERYRCIVFHLGRRLTWSSSFLIMGFTWTISSVLAAPLAIFREYRNEEIPSINLRIAVCSEKWPHGTSRDGVIYSLSMLLLQYIIPLAIISYAYICIWVKLKNHVSPSSRNDSINRRKNTTKMLALVVVVFAICWLPFHVFQLASDLDLVLRFKEYKLIYTVFHIVAMCSTFANPLLYGWMNKNYRNGFLMVFRCEDKPDSFHPEGSFRTRSTRGLTLNGRNGGHPPTAV from the coding sequence ATGAGTCCACCAGACACATCCAACAACACAGAATGGGAGGCTGATGAAATGGATCCCTCACTTCTGTTTAATAACAGCATGGGTTTGCACCCACCTGGTTTCCACATCGACGTCACCAAGCACCTCGGGGTCCAGATCACCCTGATCACAGCTTATTCCCTCATCATcctgctggggctgctgggaaatgcTCTTGTCATCTACATGATCATTCGCTATAGAAACATGCGAACAGTGACCAACTTCTTTATAGCTAACTTGGCCCTGGCAGACCTTCTCGTGAACACTCTCTGTTTGCCTTTCACTTTGGTTTACACTCTGCTAGATGAGTGGAAGTTCGGGGCAGTGTTGTGCCACATGGTGCCCTTTGCCCAGGCGTTGAGTGTGCATGTATCCATCCTGACTCTGACTGTCATAGCTCTGGAGCGTTACCGCTGCATTGTCTTCCACCTTGGTCGGCGTCTTACGTGGAGCTCCAGCTTCCTCATTATGGGGTTCACCTGGACTATTTCCTCTGTGCTGGCAGCACCCCTTGCCATCTTCAGAGAGTATCGCAATGAAGAAATCCCTTCCATCAACCTGCGCATCGCTGTCTGTTCTGAGAAGTGGCCCCATGGGACCAGCAGGGATGGTGTCATCTACAGCCTCTCAATGCTGCTCCTACAGTATATTATCCCTTTGGCCATCATTAGTTATGCTTACATATGCATCTGGGTCAAACTGAAGAATCATGTCAGCCCATCAAGTCGTAACGACAGCATCAACCGACgcaaaaacaccacaaagatGTTGGCGCTGGTGGTGGTAGTGTTCGCCATCTGCTGGTTGCCGTTTCATGTGTTTCAGCTTGCCAGTGACCTGGACCTGGTGCTCAGGTTTAAGGAGTACAAACTGATATACACAGTGTTCCATATCGTGGCCATGTGTTCAACTTTTGCCAACCCTCTCCTGTACGGGTGGATGAATAAAAACTATAGAAATGGTTTTCTGATGGTGTTCCGTTGCGAGGACAAGCCAGACTCTTTCCACCCGGAGGGCTCGTTCAGGACACGCTCCACACGAGGGCTGACTCTGAATGGTCGTAATGGTGGACACCCTCCCACTGCTGTATGA
- the prelid1a gene encoding PRELI domain containing 1a: MVKYFCCAGLLKTTWDQVCVAFWQRYPNPYSNHVLTEDIIFREVTPSNCLISRRLLTKTSRAPRWMERYLPKHMASSAYIIEDSIVDPQKRTMTTLTWNISHARLMSVEERCEYRINPENGSWTEIKREAWISSNVYGLSRAIQEFGLARFKTSVTKTMKGFEYVLSKMQGETPSRTLAETATERARETALAAKEKAKDLASHAQKKHTALG; this comes from the exons ATGGTGAAATATTTCTGCTGCGCAGGTTTACTGAAAACCACCTGGGACCAAGTGTGTGTTGCTTTCTGGCAACGATATCCCAACCCGTacag TAACCACGTCTTGACTGAGGACATTATTTTCCGGGAGGTCACCCCATccaactgcctcatttccagaCGATTGTTGACCAAAACGAGCCGGGCACCTCGATGGATGGAGCGTTATCTTCCAAAGCACATGGCCAGCTCAGCGTATATCATTGAGGACTCCATCGTGGACCCTCAGAAAAGGACCATGACCACACTAACATGGAACATCAGCCATGCTCGCCTCATG TCTGTGGAAGAGCGGTGTGAGTACCGAATTAACCCCGAGAATGGCAGCTGGACTGAGATTAAAAGAGAAGCCTGGATCTCTTCCAATGTCTACGGGCTCTCCAGAGCTATTCAG GAGTTTGGCCTCGCAAGGTTTAAGACCAGTGTTACAAAGACCATGAAAGGCTTTGAATATGTGCTTTCCAAAATGCAAG GAGAAACTCCATCCAGAACCTTAGCCGAAACGGCTACAGAGCGTGCAAGAGAGACGGCCCTGGCAGCTAAAGAAAAAGCCAAAGACCTTGCCTCGCATGCCCAGAAGAAACA TACAGCACTGGGGTAA
- the fam193b gene encoding protein FAM193B, which yields MARKKSKQQGIAQKELVPGQQTAPKSSVSPGDAAGGGGGDAGLDRLATTRANQPMHTCCLLCHREFKDWGANSVNGLPVGHGTKLADAVPALSQALLREAPGRKLADAVPSLSQSLLGEVPLWICQSCCKSVEEEERRSTQDQPTPVPLSHSSSCKSQSCGNGYPEQSTVDWDPSSFLSAHKLSGLWNSAHTNGGEHCNHNTSSHSQQGITAGSACLEKRGLHEAPGKSVKTSGTKVCPYSHPSSQNSSGSSAGNPLPTSADLCKTTSKHFKTMCRRPTPPGEAFHPNDHQHTDLSVPPNSPTGLSSQHSSLVPPKPNSGQHGHVTSSCGTAVAAHAPFSPLVPNLHGPAAKLNSPDSPTSVHKPSPCKNSHIPPVNTQHSKLGTPVMGCNHSCNGHGPGTVAPSNVGHLTAGACRDQTCKGHKVTNGTLCHPSPELEEGEDEDSSSERSSCASSSTNQKDGKYCDCCYCEFFGHNAPPAAPTSRNYAEIREKLRSRLTRRKEELPQRQDTELTVAGAIDNRDVDELLDFINSSEPKPVNSAKAAKRARHKQKKKEKAQQGNMDAAGSDPHSNPCEPVDEPMSDGPEASRLLDWPQLELERVNSFLTSRLEEIKNTIKDSIRASFSMYDLNLDVNDFPKKAATLEGNHLLSHLNGSSDLQQIDLDLSPLSLGSFKSHLDLVNGWEDTSIVSSSNSTTSTTTTTASGVSVASKDIQRLHTTPSLSKLIRVRSPERCTSSGSDSLPQVPVQTTAKSKEETLDPKNTTVGNGGAKAKKNKKQQQRQELCVSEQNSNKPTKAASGNEAQRTNEFKEMLSNSLKSGNRQTQHSAENQRNGPKKAEEGRSSKHAANGPLMAQRGRSDTETRGGRPEQDSENKAHPTVPANGQQQQQSKGRNKKNKNKGEKSSSAIDDVFLPKDVDPTEMDEIDREVEYFKRFCLDSAKQTRQKVAVNWSNFSLKKVPSNAAQ from the exons ATGGCAAGGAAGAAAAGCAAGCAGCAAGGGATCGCCCAGAAGGAGCTTGTACCTGGACAGCAGACCGCACCGAAGAGCTCAGTTTCTCCCGGCGATGCAGCTGGCGGTGGCGGCGGAGATGCTGGGCTGGATAGGCTGGCTACAACCAGGGCGAACCAG CCCATGCACACCTGCTGCCTCCTGTGCCACCGTGAATTTAAGGACTGGGGAGCAAACTCGGTGAATGGACTTCCTGTGGGACATGGGACGAAGCTAGCTGATGCTGTGCCTGCCTTGTCCCAGGCCTTATTGCGGGAGGCACCGGGGCGGAAGCTGGCCGACGCAGTTCcctcactgtcacagtcactgCTGGGTGAGGTGCCTCTGTGgatctgtcagagctgctgcaagagtgtggaagaggaggagaggcggAGCACACAGGACCAGCCAACGCCG GTACCATTGTCACACTCTTCCTCCTGTAAGTCCCAGAGCTGTGGGAACGGTTACCCGGAGCAAAGTACTGTAGACTGGGACCCAAGTTCCTTCCTGTCAGCCCATAAACTGTCAGGTCTCTGGAACTCTGCCCACACCAACGGAGGGGAACACTGCAACCATAACACTTCTTCACACTCACAACAAG GTATAACAGCTGGGTCTGCCTGTCTCGAGAAAAGAGGACTTCATGAAGCGCCTGGGAAGTCTGTGAAAACATCAGGGACCAAAGTCTGTCCCTACAGTCACCCGTCATCCCAAAACTCCAGTGGATCTTCTGCTGGGAACCCTCTGCCTACCTCAGCAGACCTCTGTAAGACCACTTCCAAGCACTTCAAGACCATGTGCCGTCGACCAACGCCACCAG GTGAAGCCTTCCATCCCAATGACCATCAACATACAGACCTGTCGGTACCCCCCAACAGTCCCACCGGCCTGTCTTCCCAGCATTCCTCTCTTGTGCCCCCAAAGCCGAACTCTGGGCAGCATGGCCATGTCACCTCCTCCTGCGGCACAGCTGTGGCAGCGCACGCTCCCTTTTCCCCACTGGTACCAAACCTTCATGGCCCTGCAGCTAAACTCAATTCTCCAGACAGCCCAACATCAGTCCACAAGCCCAGCCCATGCAAAAACTCCCACATTCCTCCTGTGAACACACAACATAGCAAACTGGGCACGCCAGTAATGGGCTGCAACCACTCTTGTAATGGACACGGCCCGGGAACGGTGGCCCCTTCCAACGTTGGCCATCTAACAGCTGGGGCCTGCAG GGATCAAACATGTAAGGGGCACAAAGTGACTAATGGGACATTGTGCCATCCTTCGCCTGAGCTGGAGGAAGGTGAGGATgaagacagcagctctgagagaAGCTCCTGTGCCTCCTCTTCAACTAACCAGAAGGATGGGAAGTACTGTGACTGCTGCTACTGCGAGTTCTTTGGACACAATGCG CCTCCTGCTGCACCAACTAGCCGAAACTACGCAGAGATCCGGGAGAAGCTACGCTCACGTCTGACCCGGCGTAAGGAGGAGCTGCCTCAACGTcaagacacagaactgacagtgGCTGGTGCCATTGACAACCGGGACGTGGACGAGCTGTTAGACTTCATAAACAGTTCAGAGCCCAAACCTGTCAACAGTGCCAAGGCTGCCAAAAGGGCTcgacacaaacaaaagaagaag GAAAAAGCTCAGCAGGGTAACATGGATGCTGCAGGCAGTGACCCCCACTCCAATCCATGTGAGCCCGTGGACGAGCCCATGTCTGATGGGCCAGAAGCCAGTCGGTTGCTGGACTGGCCACAGCTTGAACTTGAGCGTGTTAACAGTTTTCTTACAAGTCGGCTAGAAGAGATAAAAAACACCATCAAAGATTCGATCCGGGCCTCATTTAGCATGTATGACCTTAATCTGGATGTCAACGACTTCCCAAAGAAGGCGGCGACGTTGGAGGGAAATCATTTACTGTCCCATCTGAACGGTTCCTCTGACTTACAGCAAATAGACCTTGACCTCTCTCCACTTTCACTTGGATCCTTTAAGAGCCACCTGGACCTAGTTAATGGGTGGGAGGACACATCCATAGTCTCATCCTCTAACTCCACCACAAGCACCACAACCACTACTGCATCAGGAGTTAGTGTTGCTTCAAAGGACATTCAACGGTTGCACACAACCCCCAGTCTCTCAAAGCTCATAAGAGTTCGCTCCCCAGAAAGATGCACTTCCAGTGGATCTGACAGTTTGCCACAGGTGCCAGTCCAAACAACAGCTAAATCAAAAGAGGAGACTCTTGATCCCAAGAACACAACAGTTGGAAATGGGGGTGCAAAGGCCAAGAAGAataagaaacagcagcagagacaggagctgtgtgtgtcagagcagaATTCCAACAAACCAACCAAAGCTGCCTCTGGGAATGAAGCGCAAAGAACCAATGAGTTTAAAGAAATGCTGTCTAACAGCTTGAAGTCTGGAAACAGACAGACTCAGCACTCAGCAGAAAACCAGAGAAATGGGCCTAAGAAAGCTGAGGAGGGTAGATCatccaaacatgcagcaaacggACCTTTGATGGCACAAAGGGGGAGAAGTGACACAGAGACACGAGGAGGACGGCCTGAGCAGGATTCAGAAAACAAAGCTCACCCCACTGTTCCAGCAAAtgggcaacagcagcagcaatccAAGGGAAGAAACAAGAAGAATAAGAACAAGGGTGAAAAATCCAGCAGCGCTATTG ATGACGTATTTCTCCCTAAAGATGTGGATCCAACAGAAATGGATGAGATTGATCGGGAAGTGGAATATTTTAAAAG GTTTTGCCTGGATTCTGCTAAGCAAACCCGCCAGAAGGTAGCAGTGAACTGGTCCAACTTTAGCCTCAAGAAGGTTCCTTCCAATGCAGCTCAATAA
- the mxd3 gene encoding max dimerization protein 3: MEGNMCNIQVLLRAAEFLERREREAEHGYASVLPPLSPSLSDKRSKQKSKKISAGGNRSVHNELEKNRRAQLRHCLEQLKKQVPLSTDSVRNTTLNLLRRAQLHIKKLQEQDERAEQMKGRLRWEQRELRVRLEQLQRGTERMRNDSQGSAMSSERSDSDREDVEVDVERIVFDCVDSDGLSITHTGADHCYSSTDKTWL, encoded by the exons atggaaGGAAACATGTGCAACATCCAGGTGCTTCTTCGCGCTGCTGAGTTTTTGGAGAGGAGAGAACGAG AAGCAGAACATGGATATGCCTCAGTCCTGCCTCCTCTCAGTCCAAGTCTCTCGGATAAGAGGAGCAAACAGAAGTCAAAGAAGATATCTGCTGGTGGCAATAG GTCAGTTCACAACGAGCTGGAAAAGAACAG ACGGGCTCAGCTGAGGCACTGCCTGGAGCAGCTCAAGAAGCAGGTCCCTCTGTCGACAGACTCCGTGAGGAACACCACGCTCAACCTGCTGAGACGAGCCCAGCTCCACATAAAG aagctgcaggagcaggacGAGCGTGCAGAGCAGATGAAGGGACGCCTACGCTGGGAGCAGAGAGAGCTGCGGGTTCGgctggagcagctgcagagaggcaCGGAGAGGATGCGGAATGACAGCCAGGGGTCTGCCATGTCCTCAGAGAGGTCCGACTCCGACAGAG AGGATGTGGAGGTTGATGTAGAAAGAattgtgtttgactgtgtggaCTCTGACGGACTCAGCATTACACACACCGGTGCAGACCACTGTTACTCCAGCACAGACAAAACCTGGCTATGA
- the trim105 gene encoding tripartite motif containing 105, which yields MAAAPSTKGSLREDLTCAICCDLFREPVMLSCMHHFCRPCISRYWRGTQGPVTCPQCRKEFSSKQFQTNYLVAAMVEKVRAATSDTYVRNLEKQLRDTLESIRLRKEDYINSIRRDKEKMNIIKKVRTDLQARVKGEFRALYQTLHDEETCMLEQLRREEEEELGKVQRHLEAMDVAVKELEDNIRVLQQASAGTENMVLTELPQLRPCVQMDVTPEFDINAFSKKYTGPLQYITWRKMFKSLSPGPCPLTYDVDTAHPSIHVSRDKTVAVECNVMNHHTNNNKRFLQCVNILASQSFQSGRHYWEVEVGSSPKWDLGMASEAVDRHARIKLSPESGYWTLRLRNGNEYSAGTQPWTRLQLRSSLQRVGVYLDFDERKVSFYNADDMSLLYSFVNGPREKVFPFFSPCISDSSHKPTPIKLLYYPPVALSG from the exons atggctgctgcTCCTTCCACCAAAGGCAGCCTGAGAGAGGACCTGACATGTGCCATCTGCTGTGACCTGTTCCGGGAGCCTGTCATGTTGTCCTGTATGCACCACTTCTGCAGACCTTGCATCTCCAGGTACTGGAGAGGGACACAGGGACCTGTAACCTGCCCGCAGTGCAGAAAGGAGTTCAGCTCCAAACAGTTTCAGACAAACTACCTTGTGGCAGCCATGGTGGAGAAAGTTCGGGCCGCCACCTCTGACACTTACGTCAGGAACCTGGAG AAACAACTGAGAGACACTTTGGAGAGCATTCGCCTGAGGAAGGAGGACTATATCAACAGTATTCgcagagacaaagaaaagatgaaCATCATAAAG AAAGTGAGGACAGACCTACAGGCTCGTGTCAAAGGTGAATTCAGAGCTCTCTATCAGACCCTTCATGATGAGGAAACCTGTATGCTGGAGCAGctaaggagagaggaggaggaggagctgggcaAGGTGCAGCGCCACCTGGAGGCTATGGATGTTGCTGTAAAGGAGCTGGAGGACAACATCCGAGTGCTGCAGCAGGCTAGTGCTGGCACTGAGAATATGGTGCTGACTGAG cTCCCACAGCTGAG ACCATGTGTGCAGATGGATGTTACCCCAGAGTTTGATATAAATGCCTTCAGCAAAAAGTACACAGGCCCACTTCAGTACATCACCTGGAGAAAGATGTTCAAGTCTTTAAGTCCAG GTCCTTGTCCATTAACGTATGATGTTGACACAGCGCACCCGAGCATTCATGTCTCCAGAGACAAAACTGTGGCAGTTGAATGTAATGTTATGAACCACCataccaacaacaacaagcgtTTCCTCCAGTGTGTCAACATTCTGGCTTCCCAGAGCTTCCAGTCAGGTCGACACTACTGGGAGGTAGAAGTGGGCTCTAGCCCTAAGTGGGACCTGGGCATGGCCTCAGAGGCTGTAGACAGGCACGCTCGGATTAAACTCAGCCCAGAAAGCGGTTACTGGACTCTGCGGCTGCGCAATGGGAACGAATACTCAGCTGGAACGCAGCCGTGGACAAGGCTGCAGCTCAGGTCTTCCCTGCAGAGGGTCGGGGTTTATTTGGACTTTGACGAGAGGAAGGTCTCCTTCTACAATGCTGATGATATGAGTTTGCTGTACTCATTTGTCAACGGGCCGAGAGAAAAGGTATTCCCTTTCTTCAGCCCATGCATTAGTGACAGCAGTCACAAACCTACCCCTATAAAACTTCTCTACTACCCTCCTGTTGCTCTGTCTGGCTAA